The proteins below come from a single Triticum aestivum cultivar Chinese Spring chromosome 5D, IWGSC CS RefSeq v2.1, whole genome shotgun sequence genomic window:
- the LOC123120262 gene encoding uncharacterized protein, whose product TGGEDEVPYERDSQLSDAWKNQLQMDRGDGLSWGGAQRTGNRYATLATPGSEGRRAEVRGGSSAEAERTAKAQMQSKIKRRNTQGITYFGLVWKKNKSDMNAINADDVILGSKDGVGSSMKPICCLCRKRYSPDLMYIRCERCRNWFHGDALRLEEAKIDEVISYRCCRCRRRAIPGCPHSDDYYHKRPEPEPVIQESAANIPSSEEAIGAADENTSSASFGIFEQTVEDIHADSSVHMETFVLGSNQEMNFVDGSYNSAHPFDKVDIKQAMKDARPYDACFAWYTPGSGTCQQLDPMDPVDDVPLPVPTVETNFEKDQTAALHRAYGGFRVVAAETGSLYERIRQGDYLTNDEIMGTLDKLQKIALHQMKDIASHGVVYSEVPTQPMHNASTSNTRPSDHQSSL is encoded by the exons ACTGGGGGAGAGGACGAGGTGCCCTATGAGCGCGATTCACAATTGTCTGATGCGTGGAAGAATCAGCTTCAGATGGATCGAGGAGATGGCCTGAGCTGGGGTGGCGCACAGCGCACGGGGAACAGGTACGCAACCCTAGCAACTCCTGGTAGCGAAGGTAGGAGAGCGGAGGTGCGTGGGGGAAGCTCGGCGGAAGCCGAGCGAACAGCAAAGGCGCAAATGCAGTCCAAGATCAAACGCAGAAACACACAAGGGATCACCTACTTCGGTCTCGTATGGAAGAAAAACAAGAGCGACATGAATGCTATCAACGCGGACGATGTTATCCTTGGAAGCAAGGATGGTGTAGGTTCGTCCATGAAACCAATCTGCTGTCTCTGTCGCAAGCGATATTCCCCAGACTTGATGTACATCCGGTGTGAGAGGTGCAGAA ATTGGTTCCATGGAGATGCCTTGAGACTTGAGGAGGCAAAGATTGATGAAGTCATATCCTATAGATGCTGCAGATGTCGGAGGAGGGCAATACCGGGATGTCCTCATTCAGATGATTATTATCATAAGAGGCCTGAACCAGAACCTGTCATCCAAGAAAGTGCAGCTAATATTCCCTCAAGTGAGGAAGCTATTGGCGCAGCAGATGAAAATacatcaagtgcttcatttggtaTATTCGAACAAACTGTAGAAGATATTCATGCTGATTCCTCAGTGCACATGGAAACCTTTGTGCTGGGAAGTAATCAAGAGATGAACTTTGTGGATGGTTCTTACAATTCCGCACATCCATTCGATAAAGTAGATATTAAGCAGGCTATGAAG GACGCTCGGCCATATGATGCATGCTTTGCATGGTATACGCCTGGTAGTGGTACCTGCCAGCAATTGGACCCTATGGATCCTGTGGATGATGTCCCCCTGCCAGTTCCCACAGTGGAGACCAACTTTGAGAAAGACCAAACTGCCGCACTTCACAGAGCT TATGGTGGTTTTCGGGTTGTTGCTGCGGAGACTGGCTCATTATATGAGCGGATTAGACAGGGGGATTATCTCACTAATGATGAGATCATGGGGACCTTGGACAAGCTTCAGAAAATTGCTCTACACCAAATGAAGGATATTGCCAGCCATGGCGTAGTCTACTCTGAGGTCCCAACACAACCAATGCACAACGCAAGCACCTCCAACACCCGGCCATCTGATCACCAGAGTAGCCTCTAA
- the LOC123120263 gene encoding DDT domain-containing protein PTM: MDPAAAQPREAADRTPAEDPPAVATSAAPLADEVMEEIAEASAAAGLGEEEPPAAAPVAVTSEPKAEETAGGTTTEQQSIVLALVSGGKMDADDCCTGDADHAAAPVASETKTVVDDITIQEQEHALATEVKMEEEDQQPTQPAAARQVKEEEGECLVGRYISQTADDGTRIRLGKVASYDTSIGTYSVVFEDGQSEELGHPQLQELLMTEENGASGMKVSCRKRKLDLVVSSGTATVLNGPPTTRQKVDACQMPDASQQSGSGSDVSEDVESSSNSSDSTKELAIVTCLPVQGPELPPSSGDIDVPGESISHLFSVYNFLRSFSVQLFLSPFGMDDFVASINCSVQSTLFDAVHVSLLRALRRQLETKSSEGSELASNCLKYLDWSLLDALTWPTLLLEYLYVMGCIKSLGGKSFARSLLALEYYKLPVTMKLRVLQILCDHAIDSEELKTELEAREAYNEELEYEMDSSNFSEAGSRVVLTRPSRVSACKKIEDSQNLEAAPNVTSPEAVVANASLDGNSDDCRICGMDGTLVCCDGCPWAYHSRCIGLNKAFLPQGLWFCPECVVNKLGPTSSRIERGARGAQMFGIDMCERLFLGSCNYLLVTETSSNAESYASYYNQYDVVKVIQVLALSDAYTAICRRITEYWPHLLDVFQNERSKIGKNTDASYALQCNTLLSATPNEAVDGSVRSILKDGGESKTAVFSEVDVQHKFVANQFTVCSGDQLEEQNMVTSVDGTENNNLQTSLAQNDVHTTPINGAFGSSGLSSVSHQNGSMVAGLSNITHAQPAYPLIRADLSTSFSGMKDNAMSREDIGSAISVKADSSSASQNKHPFGNVIGGKAAKLSSFKPQAYMNLYNHGNIAASAAANLAVLTSDEGKVAASQVITNPRKKMAADCALQVKAFSSAAAQFVWPCTEKKVMEVPRDRCGWCLACKSSAIGNKKACFLNLATANASKGSARIFSAMHVIKGSESHFPSIVAYLTNMEESLRGLLVGSLQDMQQRQRWHKQLQEASNCRTIIPLLLELESNIRGIAFSASWLKLMDDWPVKSPGVSAGPSRSAAYQKRGTGGRRGRKRLLASESSTVTDDDKSWKEVNWWNGGNISKCILQKGVLPSSAVRKAARQGGKRKIAGLSYHETSNFPRRTRQFGWRACVGLSHNSSQLALQVRYLDAHIKWKEFIPPDQIPSDGKSSDADHSAFRNAVVCDKKVVDGNIRYALKFSNQKHLPVRVTKNILEAEDNQDENGKLWFSEIHVPLYLVRDFEQKAGVSSSPSPGIIFSNSFTNFYQRRVKATIGDIFFYLFHKGDVYPCSSCEKDVAFRDAVKCTSCQGNCHKECTSGSVGSKGGNTAPNLMCKLCFQKRNLTQTKTNANSALSQQKSNGQLPVTAPKIIFTVRSAHSSEPAMNVAAKVEAQPVAKVETQPTKVETQTVMKVETQPIPKAESGPITNVATQNIAGVQVQPKAKTKKPKTEKPKKPKKVQVITYFGLVWRKHKNDIGGEDFRANDVILKSKDGIGSSIKPACCLCNKPYSPDFMYVRCERCQKWFHGDALQLEEERITEVVQYRCCRCRRRAIPQCPHSDDYREPEPEVSEQTATVSSQSTMLSGEETFAVAVQDPLLASYGIVEPIGEESMNADLSMNMGSLMPGSNQKLSIRRAQVKNSEYLDQAGTSVNGYYVQNQTPGDANINFSHMNEFSMSEADGVDASELLGWDFTQGNGYAAGPDQGTNSQWNDTSGGSIVAEEYEPQTYFSFTELLEADDTQFDNTFGMSTGLQDDGNFAGSFDQQGASFDEFTFMVEEESSNMHFPANDPSIDELVCHKCKDPQQPPDLKCSSCGLRVHHQCSPWQESGQPGDSANWRCGTCREWQ, from the exons ATGGACCCCGCGGCGGCTCAGCCCCGGGAAGCTGCTGATCGGACGCCTGCCGAGGACCCTCCCGCCGTCGCCACGTCCGCGGCGCCACTTGCTGACGAGGTGATGGAAGAGAtcgcggaggccagcgcggcggcggGACTGGGAGAAGAAGAACCCCCTGCTGCGGCGCCCGTGGCCGTCACGAGTGAGCCCAAGGCGGAGGAGACGGCTGGAGGCACCACAACGGAGCAACAGAGTATCGTCTTGGCCTTGGTGAGTggggggaagatggatgcggacGATTGCTGCACGGGGGACGCAGATCATGCTGCGGCCCCTGTGGCGAGCGAAACGAAGACTGTGGTAGATGACATCACCATTCAGGAGCAAGAGCATGCTCTGGCAACTGAGGTGAAGATGGAGGAAGAGGATCAACAGCCCACCCAACCTGCTGCTGCCCGTCAGgtgaaagaggaggagggggaatgctTGGTGGGCCGCTACATCAGCCAGACTGCTGATGATGGTACAAGGATTCGTCTTGGGAAGGTTGCATCATACGACACCAGCATTGGGACCTACAGCGTGGTGTTTGAGGATGGACAGAGTGAGGAGCTGGGGCATCCTCAGCTCCAGGAGTTACTCATGACTGAGGAAAATGGTGCATCTGGCATGAAAGTTAGCTGCAGGAAGAGGAAGCTGGACCTGGTCGTTTCATCAGGGACCGCCACGGTGCTCAATGGTCCGCCAACTACTAGACAGAAGGTTGATGCATGTCAAATGCCTGATGCATCCCAGCAAAGTGGATCTGGCTCAGATGTATCAGAGGATGTGGAATCTTCCAGCAATTCATCAGATTCTACTAAAGAATTGGCAATCGTAACGTGCCTGCCAGTTCAGGGCCCAGAGTTGCCTCCGTCATCAGGCGATATTGATGTGCCGGGGGAGTCCATAAGTCACCTCTTTTCTGTTTATAACTTCCTCCGTTCATTCAGTGTGCAGCTGTTCCTCAGTCCATTTGGCATGGATGATTTTGTTGCATCCATTAATTGCTCTGTGCAGAGTACATTGTTCGATGCTGTACATGTCTCGCTGCTGCGGGCGCTGAGGCGGCAGCTTGAGACTAAATCCTCTGAAGGATCAGAGCTTGCTTCAAATTGCTTGAA GTATCTAGATTGGTCATTGCTAGATGCACTGACTTGGCCAACTTTGTTACTGGAGTACCTCTATGTAATGGGTTGCATCAAGAGTCTAGGGGGGAAGAGTTTTGCTCGAAGCCTCTTGGCCCTTGAATATTATAAGCTTCCTGTTACCATGAAGCTTAGGGTCCTCCAAATACTCTGCGATCATGCCATTGATTCTGAAGAACTCAAAACTGAACTGGAGGCACGGGAGGCCTATAATGAGGAACTGGAATATGAGATGGATTCCAGTAATTTCTCAGAGGCTGGATCACGAGTAGTCCTGACTAGGCCCTCAAGGGTTTCTGCTTGCAAAAAGATTGAAGATTCCCAGAATCTGGAAGCTGCTCCAAATGTAACAAGTCCAGAAGCTGTTGTAGCAAATGCATCCCTGGATGGCAACAGTGACGATTGCCGAATATGTGGAATGGATGGGACTCTTGTATGCTGTGATGGCTGCCCATGGGCATATCACTCAAGATGTATTGGTCTGAACAAAGCATTTCTGCCCCAGGGACTTTGGTTCTGTCCAGAATGTGTGGTTAACAAGCTTGGGCCAACATCTTCAAGGATAGAGCGTGGGGCAAGAGGAGCTCAAATGTTTGGCATTGACATGTGTGAGAGACTCTTCCTGGGATCCTGCAACTATCTGCTTGT GACTGAAACATCTTCGAATGCAGAGTCTTATGCAAGTTATTACAATCAGTATGATGTTGTCAAGGTCATCCAAGTACTTGCCCTTTCAGATGCATATACAGCTATATGTAGGAGAATAACAGAGTACTGGCCCCACCTGCTAGATGTATTTCAGAACGAGAGGTCAAAAATAGGTAAAAATACTGATGCAAGCTATGCTCTACAATGCAATACGTTGCTGAGTGCTACTCCAAATGAAGCAGTAGATGGAAGTGTCCGTTCAATCTTAAAAGATGGTGGTGAGAGTAAAACAGCAGTATTTTCTGAAGTAGATGTGCAGCACAAATTTGTGGCTAATCAATTTACAGTGTGCTCTGGCGATCAACTGGAGGAACAAAACATGGTGACTAGTGTAGATGGTACTGAGAACAACAACCTACAAACTTCTTTAGCTCAGAATGACGTACATACTACACCAATCAATGGAGCTTTTGGATCCTCGGGGTTATCCTCAGTTTCTCATCAGAATGGCTCCATGGTAGCTGGTTTGTCTAACATAACACATGCACAGCCAGCATATCCGTTAATTCGTGCAGACTTGTCCACCTCCTTTTCAGGGATGAAAGATAATGCCATGTCCAGAGAAGATATTGGGAGCGCCATTTCTGTGAAGGCAGACTCATCTTCTGCATCTCAAAATAAACATCCCTTTGGAAACGTGATTGGTGGCAAGGCAGCTAAATTGTCATCATTTAAACCTCAGGCTTACATGAATCTTTACAATCATGGCAATATCGCAGCATCTGCTGCCGCTAATCTAGCTGTTCTTACATCAGATGAAGGAAAAGTTGCAGCATCTCAAGTCATCACAAATCCAAGGAAGAAAATGGCTGCTGACTGCGCTCTACAAGTGAAAGCATTTTCCTCAGCAGCTGCTCAATTTGTTTGGCCATGTACCGAAAAGAAGGTTATGGAAGTCCCAAGAGATAGATGTGGCTGGTGCCTTGCCTGTAAAAGTTCGGCAATTGGAAATAAAAAGGCTTGTTTTCTTAATTTAGCCACTGCAAATGCTTCCAAAGGATCTGCTCGCATTTTTAGTGCCATGCATGTAATCAAAGGTTCCGAGAGCCATTTCCCCAGCATCGTTGCTTATCTGACCAACATGGAGGAGAGTTTACGTGGCCTTTTAGTTGGTTCCCTACAAGACATGCAGCAGAGACAACGATGGCATAAACAGCTACAAGAAGCTTCCAACTGCAGAACTATAATACCCCTCTTGCTTGAA TTGGAGAGCAATATTCGTGGGATAGCATTTTCTGCAAGCTGGTTGAAGCTAATGGATGATTGGCCTGTGAAATCTCCTGGTGTATCTGCTGGACCATCCCGTTCTGCAGCATACCAAAAACGTGGAACTGGTGGAAGGCGGGGCAGAAAACGTTTGTTGGCATCTGAATCTTCTACTGTTACTGATGATGACAAGAGCTGGAAAGAGGTAAATTGGTGGAATGGAGGAAATATTTCTAAATGTATTTTGCAGAAGGGGGTTCTTCCAAGTTCGGCCGTAAGAAAAGCTGCTCGTCAAG GTGGTAAAAGAAAGATAGCAGGTCTATCTTATCATGAAACTTCCAATTTTCCAAGACGAACTCGACAATTTGGTTGGCGAGCATGTGTTGGGTTAAGCCATAATTCATCTCAACTTGCTCTGCAG GTTAGATACCTTGACGCTCATATAAAATGGAAGGAATTCATCCCTCCAGACCAAATTCCTTCAGATGGAAAAAGTTCTGATGCTGACCATTCTGCTTTCAGAAACGCAGTGGTTTGTGATAAAAAAGTAGTCGATGGTAACATAAGATATGCACTGAAGTTTTCAAACCAGAAGCATCTTCCTGTGCGTGTAACCAAGAATATCTTGGAAGCAGAAGATAATCAGGATGAGAATGGCAAATTGTGGTTTTCTGAAATCCATGTCCCACTGTATTTAGTAAGGGATTTTGAGCAGAAAGCTGGGGTTAGCTCCTCGCCTAGTCCAGGAATCATATTCTCTAACAGTTTCACAAATTTCTACCAAAGACGAGTAAAGGCAACCATCGGAGATATCTTTTTCTATCTCTTTCACAAGGGAGATGTATATCCCTGCTCCTCATGTGAGAAGGATGTGGCCTTCAG GGATGCCGTAAAGTGTAcctcttgtcaag GCAATTGCCATAAAGAGTGCACTTCAGGATCTGTTGGCAGCAAAGGAGGCAATACTGCTCCGAATTTGATGTGCAAGTTATGCTTTCAGAAGCGTAATCTCACCCAGACCAAGACAAATGCAAATTCTGCCTTGTCTCAACAAAAGAGTAATGGCCAACTGCCAGTGACTGCTCCCAAAATAATCTTCACGGTTCGTTCTGCCCATTCTTCTGAACCAGCCATGAATGTCGCGGCtaaggttgaagctcagccagttGCAAAGGTGGAAACTCAGCCAACGAAGGTGGAAACCCAGACAGTCATGAAGGTGGAAACCCAGCCAATACCAAAGGCAGAATCTGGACCTATTACAAATGTGGCGACTCAAAATATTGCAGGGGTGCAGGTTCAGCCTAAGGCTAAAACTAAAAAGCCGAAGACAGAAAAGCCAAAAAAACCTAAAAAAGTTCAGGTTATCACATACTTTGGTCTTGTTTGGAGGAAACATAAGAATGACATTGGTGGAGAAGATTTCAGGGCCAATGATGTAATCCTAAAAAGCAAGGATGGTATAGGTTCTTCAATAAAACCAGCTTGCTGTCTCTGTAACAAACCTTATAGTCCAGATTTCATGTATGTCCGCTGTGAGAGGTGCCAAA AGTGGTTTCATGGTGATGCCTTGCAGCTTGAGGAAGAAAGAATAACTGAAGTGGTTCAGTACCGATGCTGTAGATGCCGAAGGAGAGCCATACCACAATGTCCTCATTCAGATGATTATAGGGAGCCTGAACCAGAAGTCAGTGAACAAACAGCTACTGTGTCATCACAATCAACTATGCTCTCTGGTGAGGAGACTTTTGCTGTAGCAGTTCAAGATCCACTGCTTGCTTCATATGGAATAGTTGAACCGATTGGGGAGGAGTCAATGAATGCTGATTTGTCAATGAACATGGGAAGCCTTATGCCAGGAAGCAATCAGAAGTTGTCCATAAGAAGGGCACAAGTTAAGAATTCTGAATACCTTGATCAAGCTGGAACATCAGTGAATGGGTATTATGTTCAGAACCAAACTCCAGGGGATGCAAACATTAATTTCAGTCATATGAATGAATTTTCCATGTCAGAGGCTGATGGTGTGGATGCTTCGGAGCTATTAGGGTGGGATTTTACCCAAGGAAACGGATATGCTGCTGGTCCTGATCAGGGCACTAATTCCCAGTGGAATGACACTAGCGGGGGCAGCATTGTGGCTGAGGAATATGAACCACAGACCTATTTCTCATTCACAGAGTTGCTCGAAGCTGATGATACACAGTTCGATAACACATTCGGGATGTCTACTGGTCTGCAAGATGATGGTAACTTTGCAGGAAGCTTTGATCAGCAGGGGGCTAGTTTTGATGAATTTACTTTCATGGTAGAAGAAGAGTCTTCAAATATGCACTTCCCAGCAAATGATCCATCCATTGACGAGTTAGTGTGCCACAAGTGCAAGGATCCTCAACAACCACCTGATCTCAAATGTTCTTCCTGTGGCCTGCGTGTACACCATCAGTGCTCACCTTGGCAGGAAAGTGGACAGCCTGGTGACAGTGCCAATTGGAGGTGTGGTACTTGTCGGGAGTGGCAATGA